The genomic window GGAACACAACGCATCGCGCGTGGCGGAAGAGTTCGCGGCGACGATGCCCGGCATGACGGCCGAGGCGGTGCTGCCGCTGGTCACGAAGGCGGCCCAGGAGCTCACGAGCAAGCAGGGCCTCGGTCGCAAGCCCCAAGACCAGGTGGTGCGGGACGTCGAGCGCCACATCGCCGCGTTGGAAGGACTGCTCGGCGGCGGCGATTGGCTCGTCGGAAACACCGTGTCTCTCGCGGACATCGCGGTGCTGGTCGAGCTGAACGCCCTCGAGTACGCGCAGGAGGCGGCGGAGCGGCTCACTGCCAGCGTGCCCGTCGCCGCCTGGCGCAAGCGCACGAGCGAGATCGCCCCCGACTAGGCTGCGACCCGAAGCGTCAGCCCCGATGCTTCGGGGGCGGCCTCAGGGCGGTCAAGCTCGAGATCGCCATGAGTTCTCCCGACCGCGCGAACAGGCGCATCGATCCATGGAACACCTCGGCGCCGATGTGGGCGATGGACATGTCGGCGAGGATCCAGTCGGTTTCCCGTGGCGCGACCACCCGCAGCGTGTTGTCGAAGCCAACGCTCCCGCGGGTATCGGGATGGGCACCGGCCAGGAAGTCTCCGAGGATGGCGAGCGTTCCCGCACTCGTACCGTGACCGGCGAGGAATCGGAACCAGACCGCCTCGCGACCCGGTTCGTCGCGGTGGGCGCGGCGCCTCTCGAGTTGGGACATCAGTCCGCCATCGTCGGGTGTCTCGAGCCGTGGGCATTCAGCCGAGTCCGGGACGCTCGGGACCGCGCAGAAAGAGACCCCGGCGGATGGGTCCGCTTCTCCGAGCGCGCCCGCGGCGACGAGGATCGTCTCGTCACCGTGGAGCAGCGTCGCCCGCATCCGAGTGGCTCTGCGCCCCCGGCCGAGGACCTCCACGCGGATCTCGAAATCCCTCTCGGTGGGCGCCGGCGCGAGAAACTGGGAGGTCGCCCAGAAGAGTGACTTCCCGGTTTCCTGCTCCATCGCCTCGATCGCTGCGGCCGTGGTCACCCCGCCCATCGGTGCCCTGCGACCCGGAATCCCGACGCAAGCGGCTTCCGATGCGCGGAGGCGATAGCGCGCGTCGCCGATCGACTCCGGAACCCAGAAACGCTCGTTCGGCGGCACTCGTTGCTACTTGATCATGCCCGCGATCATCCGGTCGTAGACCCCGTCGCCGAACCATTTCCGCACGGCGATGGTCGTACCTGCCATGTTCCCTGCGACATA from Myxococcota bacterium includes these protein-coding regions:
- a CDS encoding thioesterase family protein yields the protein MPPNERFWVPESIGDARYRLRASEAACVGIPGRRAPMGGVTTAAAIEAMEQETGKSLFWATSQFLAPAPTERDFEIRVEVLGRGRRATRMRATLLHGDETILVAAGALGEADPSAGVSFCAVPSVPDSAECPRLETPDDGGLMSQLERRRAHRDEPGREAVWFRFLAGHGTSAGTLAILGDFLAGAHPDTRGSVGFDNTLRVVAPRETDWILADMSIAHIGAEVFHGSMRLFARSGELMAISSLTALRPPPKHRG
- a CDS encoding glutathione S-transferase family protein translates to MITLYQFATSPLCEKVRRILNYKGLPFEIHEVPRAKAAEYAHVSPTGKFPAIEDDGTAVWDSTDIAHHLEAKGGDRLLVPADPREAAMVHVLEDWADESLYFYEITMRVAWEHNASRVAEEFAATMPGMTAEAVLPLVTKAAQELTSKQGLGRKPQDQVVRDVERHIAALEGLLGGGDWLVGNTVSLADIAVLVELNALEYAQEAAERLTASVPVAAWRKRTSEIAPD